The following are from one region of the Capsicum annuum cultivar UCD-10X-F1 chromosome 1, UCD10Xv1.1, whole genome shotgun sequence genome:
- the LOC107851847 gene encoding protein FLX-like 2 yields the protein MGSKGRGPPPNLRHPPPGPGMVYHDSFGPPMRNPPPGDFPPFDRLPPPEVLEQKIGAQHLEMQKLTTENQRLAATHVTLRRELAAAQHELQMLHVQIDAVKANREQETKGLNDKISRIEAELQAIEPIKIELPQAQGEARTLFAARQELLAKMQLLTQDLQRAHTDVQQIPPLLAELESLKKEYQQCRTTYEYERKLYSDHLESLQVMEKNYMTMSREVEKLRAELANTSNSDRQTGAPYGSAGYNENDATNNYAIGQNIYADVYYQGRGSLATGTNVGGVPAVTSPQVGAQCVPPSNRPPYDGQGGQRGSGVPGLAAYEAQRGHGYDTMRGTGCYEAYRDGYGAPAQRGSGYDGSSKGGVATQGQVAPTGNPHGPSTSPGLVGPGYDASKQGGGNPARR from the exons ATGGGAAGCAAAGGTCGAGGGCCACCTCCCAACCTTAGGCATCCACCTCCTGGCCCAGGCATGGTGTATCATGATTCTTTTGGTCCTCCTATGCGCAACCCGCCGCCAGGTGATTTCCCTCCTTTTGACAGGCTACCTCCTCCAGAGGTTTTGGAACAGAAGATTGGCGCACAGCATCTTGAGATGCAAAAACTTACTACAGAAAATCAGAGGCTTGCTGCCACCCATGTAACTTTGAGGCGAGAATTAGCTGCTGCACAACATGAGCTGCAAATGTTGCATGTTCAGATAGATGCAGTCAAGGCCAACAGGGAACAAGAGACTAAAGGCCTTAACGATAAAATTTCTAGGATAGAGGCTGAACTTCAAGCTATTGAACCTATCAAAATAGAATTGCCGCAAGCACAAGGTGAAGCTCGCACTCTGTTTGCAGCGAGGCAGGAACTTCTTGCTAAAATGCAACTGCTGACTCAGGATCTTCAAAGGGCTCACACTGATGTGCAACAGATTCCTCCTTTGCTGGCTGAGCTGGAGAGCCTAAAAAAGGAGTATCAGCAGTGCCG GACTACCTATGAGTACGAGAGAAAATTGTACAGTGATCATCTTGAATCTCTTCAAGTTATGGAGAAGAACTACATGACTATGTCCAGAGAGGTGGAAAAACTTAGGGCAGAGTTAGCAAACACTTCTAACTCTGACAGACAAACAG GTGCGCCATATGGTTCAGCTGGATACAATGAGAATGATGCCACTAATAATTATGCTATTGGACAAAACATCTATGCAGATGTCTATTATCAG GGCAGAGGCTCCCTGGCAACAGGGACTAATGTTGGAGGAGTTCCTGCAGTTACATCTCCACAAGTTGGAGCTCAATGTGTGCCCCCGTCAAACAGGCCTCCTTATGATGGACAAGGGGGACAAAGGGGATCAGGCGTTCCTGGTTTAGCAGCTTATGAAGCTCAAAGGGGGCATGGATATGATACAATGAGGGGAACTGGGTGTTATGAAGCTTACAGAGATGGATATGGGGCACCTGCTCAGAGAGGATCTGGCTATGACGGATCATCCAAAGGTGGTGTTGCAACTCAAGGACAGGTAGCACCTACAGGAAATCCTCATGGGCCATCTACCTCACCTGGTCTTGTTGGTCCTGGATATGATGCGTCGAAACAAGGTGGAGGAAATCCAGCTCGCAGATGA